A portion of the Candidatus Hydrogenedentota bacterium genome contains these proteins:
- a CDS encoding response regulator — MARLLFIDTDEKYARFLCSKLVEAGHHCIHRSSGADIINLLDRHEIDLVISEAMLPDLSGFGICRRIRSHEQHFLTPLIILSTMAEEAELAHGYAQGVDIYLAKPVDPRILIESVNSKLAEVTSDEIDHLTGLFNAKRIKSTMQRAHLKRDLFAILYIEMLSLVQFTQSYGQEARDKALRGMARLLKHLGEKTGDLMFEAGHMGGGHFICLVSQSEAVKFSKTIVDEWDKHLPKLITRVLGKNASAANGANSAALSLIVCVTGGGRDGVYSIQDYFETLAHLRSKAQEAGKGGIFLDLRRQF; from the coding sequence TTGGCGCGTCTTTTATTTATAGACACAGATGAAAAATACGCCCGTTTCTTATGCAGTAAATTGGTTGAAGCGGGGCATCATTGTATACATCGTAGTTCCGGTGCAGATATCATCAACTTATTGGATCGTCATGAGATTGACTTGGTCATTTCCGAGGCGATGCTTCCCGATCTCAGTGGTTTTGGTATTTGCCGCCGTATTAGAAGCCATGAACAGCATTTCCTGACGCCCCTCATTATTTTATCGACTATGGCGGAAGAAGCTGAATTGGCCCATGGCTATGCACAAGGCGTGGATATCTACCTTGCCAAGCCGGTGGATCCTCGGATTCTGATTGAATCGGTTAATTCAAAACTTGCGGAAGTGACCAGTGATGAAATCGATCATCTGACCGGACTCTTTAATGCAAAAAGAATTAAGTCCACCATGCAGCGCGCCCATTTAAAACGAGATCTTTTCGCGATACTTTATATTGAGATGTTGTCTTTGGTGCAATTCACTCAAAGCTACGGTCAAGAGGCGCGGGATAAAGCGCTGCGCGGCATGGCGCGATTGTTAAAGCATCTGGGCGAAAAGACAGGTGATCTTATGTTTGAGGCAGGTCACATGGGCGGGGGTCACTTTATCTGCCTTGTCTCCCAATCCGAAGCGGTTAAATTTTCTAAGACGATCGTTGATGAATGGGACAAGCATCTTCCGAAATTGATAACGCGGGTACTCGGTAAAAACGCTTCCGCCGCCAATGGAGCCAACAGCGCCGCGTTGAGTCTAATCGTTTGTGTCACCGGCGGCGGCAGAGACGGCGTCTATTCGATCCAAGACTATTTTGAGACCCTTGCCCATTTGCGTAGTAAAGCTCAGGAAGCGGGGAAAGGCGGTATTTTCCTTGATCTTCGCCGTCAATTTTAA
- a CDS encoding AtpZ/AtpI family protein produces MTQPDPNKLKALVRAMSLAGNFGLSVGVVTFLGVLAGNYLDERFGKGKGFIFAGVLLLAVGVGLYSAIHRLSQALKNPETKREGR; encoded by the coding sequence ATGACCCAACCGGATCCGAACAAACTAAAGGCGTTGGTGCGCGCCATGAGTCTTGCCGGCAACTTCGGCCTTTCTGTTGGTGTGGTTACTTTCTTGGGCGTCCTTGCGGGAAATTATCTTGATGAACGTTTCGGAAAAGGGAAGGGCTTTATTTTCGCAGGCGTATTGCTTCTTGCTGTTGGGGTGGGCTTATATAGTGCCATTCACAGGCTTTCACAAGCGCTCAAAAATCCGGAAACCAAGAGGGAAGGGCGCTGA
- a CDS encoding ThuA domain-containing protein → MKARVFVSIFTLCLLVFFCCPPSAFSQPMAEPVKCLWIGTESHDEVTMDDVIRELEESYSNIALTVTEDYEDLRIDNLKNYDVLVAVQIKAEKGNLPDEVKSGIIEFLQGGGGLVAVHFVVANVQEWRDSIDIFGAMWVNGKSTHDPYHEFSVDMADETHPIVAGVKPFVTNDELYFNLLMRPDMHVIMTADQERMGHRIPEPMLATHYCYNARCVYFALGHDVQSTAIPEYRKIMAQSIEWAACRR, encoded by the coding sequence ATGAAAGCGCGTGTTTTTGTGTCGATTTTTACCCTTTGTTTGTTGGTCTTTTTTTGCTGTCCCCCAAGTGCCTTCAGCCAGCCAATGGCAGAGCCCGTGAAATGTTTGTGGATCGGTACGGAGTCTCACGATGAAGTGACTATGGATGATGTGATCCGAGAACTGGAAGAAAGCTATTCGAATATAGCCTTGACGGTGACGGAAGATTATGAGGACTTGCGTATAGACAATTTGAAGAACTACGATGTTTTGGTTGCCGTGCAAATCAAAGCGGAGAAAGGCAATCTGCCGGATGAGGTGAAGTCGGGCATCATCGAATTTCTACAGGGCGGGGGCGGTCTTGTTGCCGTACATTTCGTGGTTGCCAATGTGCAGGAGTGGCGCGATTCCATCGATATTTTTGGAGCCATGTGGGTGAACGGAAAATCCACCCATGATCCCTATCATGAATTCAGTGTAGACATGGCCGATGAAACCCACCCCATCGTCGCAGGGGTAAAGCCCTTTGTCACCAACGATGAGCTGTATTTCAATTTGCTCATGCGCCCCGATATGCATGTGATTATGACAGCCGATCAAGAGCGGATGGGACACAGGATTCCTGAGCCCATGCTTGCGACGCACTATTGTTATAATGCACGCTGTGTCTATTTTGCCCTCGGCCATG